Genomic DNA from Geotrypetes seraphini chromosome 7, aGeoSer1.1, whole genome shotgun sequence:
actctgcaatgagagagcataggatgaagttaagaggtgataggctccggcgtaatctaaggaaatacttttttacagaaagggtggtagatgcatggaacagtctcctggaagaggtggtggagagagagactgtgtctgaattcaagagggcctgggatagtcacgtaggatctctcggagagagagataatggttactggggatgggcagactaaatgggccatttggcctttatctgccatcatgtttatgttcctatgtttctattATGCTCTTATGTAGTTGTATACATTACGGGCTCTAATGCTGCTTCAAGATTATACTTGTGTATAACTTTTGATGCAATCAGGAGGACATATGGAACTTTGAATAAGGTAGAATGAGCTAAGAGTTCCATAAAGACACCAGGTTTGACAATACACTTCCAGATTTATATATTAAGTAGTGATTTATTGAAAATGAATACCacagaaaaaatattttacatCCTTGGTTATATACACACTAGCTGTACAAATATGAATttagaaagacaaaaaaaaataatcttcCTTATAACAAGAATGAGATTCTTGCCAGATTATTTTGGTTTGAAATGAATCCAGTCTTTAGCCACAGGTCTAAAATGACTCTATATCACAGGAACTTTGATGTGTGTGGGATGACCATTAAAATCATATTTATTTTATAGCTATATGATAGTAAACAAATTAAGTTAGGAACATTATTTATTCTGTCATATTGCACAAGGAGAGAGTTGAAGGACCTAAAATGTCAATAGACAGTATGATAACCTGAGTAACTGAATGTTTTCTTGCTTTTAATGAGTGAATAATCACAGCACCCTGAGCTCTATGTACTTAAGCGAGttcatggcagccaatcagctagtggctctacacgggcaggagtgaaggaaggttgctcctgccacagttcaccactggaccaccaaggattctAAAGGTACACAGGGGAGGCGGGagataaaaattcttagaattggctgTGACAGGGGCGGCAGGCATCTTTGCGGTCCTAGCCCACCGCTAGACCAGGGATTTAAGAGGTAcaactggggagggggagggaggtaaaagttagtAGAGTCGGCCAGGACAGGCGACAGAAggtatccctcctgtcccggctcacggctggaccaccaggtctcacggcaggcctggcagaggcctgcaatgggagaggggaagagactcccattttttggctattttttggcccaaaaGTCTCGTTTTATAGTCGAGTATATACACTACTCAGAAATATTTCAAATGTCAGGTAGAAATTTCTCCTGCAGTAAACATTGTtgggttatttggaaaaatgctggagggtcctgggttgttgtttttttgttttatcccCATGTATACTACTACTATAACCTGAAAAAATGTTTGTGGGTTACTAcctgttttcagtaaaatttagCTAATAGATCCAAAAtgtgagaattaaaaaaaaaaaattagtgctccctGATGGTTCATCCCAAGCCTGCCTCTTATTTGGAAATCTAGAGTAGCACTAGGGATCAGTTGACATCATTTTTAAGCTGTCAGCCTatggtgtagagcagtggtctcaaacttgcggcccgggggccacatgtggcccgccgggtcctattttgaggccctctgtatatttatcataatcacaaaagtaaaataaaaccattttgatcctatgtctctttacctataaattacaatattattattaagacttagccaaaaggaaagatttataaactataaagagttttacctcatgcaaaattgtcatttctttaataagaagaaattaactattctttctgcggccctccaagtacctacaaatccaaaatgtggccgtgcaaagggtttgagtttgagaccactggtgtagagtgaGTGGGAATAGCACCTGCCTCATCAGCTCCCTGGCCCCTTGTGATGAAtcagggagccagagagaggaTAGGTAGAGAGATTTTAAACTTATAGCCCAGCAGCAATGCCGAGGAGGGGGACAGTGAGCCTAGAGAGCCACTAAAGAGTTGAAGCCAACTGGCCCTTTAATTTTTTCACATCACTGTATAAAAAAGTTCCCCCCCAAGTTCCATAAAAAAACCTAGCATTGTAGTAATTTTTTTCAAGGAAAATGGGTCCATATTCTTTTGCAtgttttcatatttatatattaagTAGTGATTTATTGAAAACGAttcccacagaaaattttttttacatcctTGGTTATATACACACCAGCTGTACAAATATGAATttagaaagacaaaaaaaaataaaattctaccTTACAACCAGAATGGGATTCTTCCCAGATTATTTTGGTTTTAAATGAATCCAGTCTTTAGCCACAACACAAGTCTAGAATGGTTCTATATCAAATATTTGTGTATTAATGAGCTACTACTTTGCATGTACATAAATATTGTGCAGTTTACTACTGTGAAGTGACTTAAAAATGCATTTTACATGAAAATATGCCTGAACGTTGGTGCTTTTGCATGTTTCTAAGCTTTTTGCATTATTTTTCACACAAAGTGCACTTCTGTGACgacacttacggcctcttttacaaagccgtgctagcggctgtgcaaacggccccgaagcccatagcaatttaaagggcttcgggactgttgctgtgcggttttgtaaaagaggccgttggtAGTTAGGGCTTTCCATAAGATCCAAATTCCATTTAGTTTTAGTTGGTGAAAGCCTCACAAGAAGCAAGGCAATAATCATGCTCTGAAATATTCTCATTTGCTGGCAAGTCCTTTAGATAAGGAAAGCTGGGCCCTGATATTCTTGAAGGTTTTTCTCATGGTTACATGATAGGAGACGACCTCCTACATCAGTTTCATGTGCCTAACCTATGAATTATAGCTGTTCTTATATATAGAATGAGGCCGATAAAAGCAGAGGAACAAGCTCTCGGTCAAAACCACTTCCTTATTTGTATTTGTGCAAATGCCACACAAGCTGAAATGAGGGAATGAGTAACAATGGAAAAGGAAAAGGACTGGTAATAAGTCAATGACAATTTCAACCAGGGGATTCAAAATCTATCTATAGCTGCCATGATGAAcactggataaaaaaaaaaaatactggaacAATCAAAAAATTAGCTGGAAGGTCTAAATGTGCCAGGTAACATTTATACAACCTACTACTTGTCAGGAATTGCAGCAGTCAAACAGAGTTTCTTCAGGTAGaagtgatttattttatttttttactattgTCCCTGCAAGAGGAGATTAAAAAGCACCTGGATGACAGGTGCCGTGCTGCTAATTTCCTAGGGGTCCCTAGTGTGATCTCTTCAGAAAGCAAGATATGGGGTGCCATGGTCAAGCAGAGTggactagtggttagagcagctgcctcagtgcCCGAGGTTGCAAGTTCAATTCCCCcttcagctccttgtgattctgagcAGGTCacataacacttcattgccccatagaaaccgctttgattgtgtaaaccacccagaaaaagtggtatatcaagtcccatcaccCTTTACCCTATTTACAGTAAGGGTGATATCTAGTGACCAGGGTCTGGGCTCACGATTGCAGAATTTCAGACAGGTCCTTGTACAGGGTAGCAGGGTTTAGAAGCGTCACTACAATGATCAGGCTAGGTATGttggaagacggggtgggggatCTCCAGGAGGTGTGAAGAGAGGCTCATGGTATCAGATCTTGCTCTGGTTTTGAGTGggaagaagagagaaggaaaatgccagtcaaaaaaataaaacaatcccCCAAAACACAAAGGCAACCCGCCACCAACCCTCATCTCATAAGAAATAACGGATTTCATCACCTGGCTCAATGTGATTCAAAATCATTGGCATGAGGCAAAAAGTGTCATACCTGCACCAAGAAAGCAAGGCAACTGGTCTGTGTTATGTTATTACACAGGTTTTTATAAACTGAAATGTATTTACAGAACAGATCAAGTTGGACAGCTTCAGCAAACAAGTCATGACAGTACCATCACAGGGTCAATTCATTTGTTttgaaaatattaaaaaacaaGCTCTGAAAATCTTAAAGATAATAAATTATTCTATTATACTGTAGTCTATGTATATAAGTGAACTGTACACATTGGTTTGTAGGTCTGTGGGACTCATTCATCAAATAGTAAAGGTCTTCCTGGGAACATTTCGGCAGGATTGCCAAATTCTGAAGCACTCAGGGCCCCTGGGCTTGTAAGCTGATCAGTGTTCTTGTTAGATGAAAAATAAACTGGGGGCAATTCATTAGAACATCTGATGTTTTAagaaaatctcttttttttttttcttcaagtaaACAAAGACCTGCAAAgtccttttctttccatctttctAATCAGTGTGGTATTCACTGTTATCGGGTTCTAAGATTTTCACTTATCAATTAAATATTTAGCTGGGAAATTATCCAATATGTTCAAGGATCCTAACTTAGTTTAAATTAAACAAAAAGATCAGCTTTGCAATTACTACTATTCCTCCCCAATAATATATTTCAGTAACGTCAGATTTGCAGCTAAATCTGAAATCAGTGCTTTTCTAATCAAGAAATATGACAGCAGCACCTTTATTGCTGGCATGTTCTTTCCAAGCCATGACCCCTGATAAGAAGAGTGAGAGACATCTGACTCTCAGTACTACCATCAAGCAGTCAAGATTTTCTGGAAGACTTTACAGTTGTGTAGGCAGGTAGAAAACCATCAACAGTGCTTCCATTGTCCTCTGTTGATATTACTCACTCGTCATATTAAGTTCATTCAGCTGCTTGAACTTAAAGTCTGAAATTTCTCTCGGAGGTTTTTCACGTGGCCCTGAGCTGTCTTTTCCCAAAGCATCTGCTGTGGGATGTCTTCTGGGTCAGAAAATCTGTTTTTAAGTTCCTCCTCTTGACGGGATTCCTCAGACTCTTGATAGGACTTATATTGGTCAACAATAGCCTTGATTGACGTTGTTTCCTGACATGTGGGCAGTCTTATCTCTAAATAGCCATCACGGACTTCTTTGGCAGATTTGTTGTCCAGTTGATCCTCTATAACAGGCAGCTTCTCCATAACAATGACCCTTTTATTGTTCTCCAGAGAAGTTTCTGCACTGATATAGTAGGACCCTCTTGTCTTATGGTTCTGGAGGCTTTCTGAGATGCCACCATTAAGGCTGGAATTTACTGAAGATCCTTCAGATGCCTCTGGCTCTTCTTGGTTTTTGCTGCTATAGTACTGCCCACCTTGCTTGGTCCTCTGGTCAGCCAAGGTGGCCGCCTGCCTCACATTCATACTATAGGAATGACCGATCTTTGCTTTGGTTTGCCCTTCCAAAGGTTCTTCCAAATGTTTTTCTGCTATCTTCTCTGGCACAGAATGACTCCTGTTCACAGGAAGTGGCTTTTTTTGGCTAGCACTTGCTTTGGAAGCATACATTGACCTTAGTTCTTGCACATCAGGCCAGTGGAATTTCTCCGTCTTGGCTGGGCTGTGTGGACTCTTGCAGTCCAATCTGTTTGGGGAAATTCCTGGACTATGAGAGGAGGGGCTGAAGGAAAACCTTTTTGGTGATTTTTCCCTGGGTGAACAACTGGAGAGGGGACTATGCTCTTGAACAGTCACATGATCATAGCCGGGAAGAGATAACGCCAAATTTAATTTACctggaaaagaaataaaaatgtgaTGAACAGTAGCACTACGGGTGCAAGCTCTCTGCTTTACAGATCATCAGCTGTACAAGTTCCAGCTTCTAACGGTATTACAGAATCCTGTTTGATGGGTGTAAATCTTATTTACAACAGACTGACGGCATGTTACAATATGTCTCCTTCCCTACAAACCAGATTTGTAAAAGCCAAAGGTTACTATAAATCTTATTTGGAAGACAATAGTATTGTATACTTGCTTTATCGGTTTGGGTTTACTGTACTCTTACctataaatcagtggttctcaaccctgtcctggggaccccccagccagttgggttttcaagatatccctaatgaatatgcatgagagagatttgcatagatgtcacttccattatatgcaaatctctctcatgcatattcattagggaaatcttgaaaacccgactggctggggggtccccaggacaggattgagaaccactgctttaaatagaaaagaatcaGTGTTTTCAATGCTGTCTGTCGGCAGAGAAAACTAGAATCAATATCAGCTAGTGAagaaagaggactgtgaagagcTGGttggtcttaaaaaaaaaaatctggcttGGAATTTCATTAACTCCAGATCTAAATTAGcgctaaaattccagagactggtATTTTGTACTTCATATGAATATTCTCCTGATGAAGGACAACCACCACTTCTAGGATCAAAGCTAAATGCTACACTATAGAACAGGAGTGGGCAACCTCAGTCCTCAAAGGCTtgcacaacccagtcaggtttttagaatttccctaatgaatatgcatgaaactatttgcatgcactgcctcaattGTATGCaaacaaatctcatgcatattcactggaaaatcctgaaaagccaACTGGGTTGTAGCTCTCGAGGACTGAGGTTGTCCATTCCTGGTATAGAAGCTAGTGCTTTCTGCAAACTCAATACTTACTTTTCACAGTGGGTTTTTGTTTCTCctcttgaagcaaaggcaggctgATCTTCCTCAAATCCTCCTCAAGCTCTTTTAATCGTCTCTGGACCACAGGCTTGTTTCTTTTTATCCTTTGACTGTACTGCCGTGCCATCTGGAAGACCCTGTTCTTCATcttctctgtcatatctccacCCAAGCCATTTGCTAGTTGGATAATCTTGGGAGGAAGTTTTAAGGGTAGGTTTTTCTTTAAGGTGCTTAAGTTCTGGTCAAGGTCACAGTTTAGTTTACCAAGCACTGCCTGGCTGGGGGAAGTACTTTGTGGAGAGGACACTAAGGATTCCTCTGTTATTGTACTGAGGTCACTGTCCTCAAGGATGAGAAGAGGTTCATGCAAGTCAAAGCCATTGTCACTGGTTTCATTCACAGAGCTGTTTCTGGACGTATTATCCTCTCGATGAATAAGGGTTGGTTTTATAGTCTCTCTGCCTGCTGATGTAAGAAACAGACAGTCTTTTGTCCAAGTTTCACTACCTGCCCTTTCCAGCTCCTCCCACATTTCAATCATCTTCGAAGGGGATTTAAATTCAATGTCCTCAACTGGGATTCCTTCTTCCACAGCAGCACTTCTAGACAAGTAGGCACTCATGTCCTGCTTTAAAGTGGAAGGTTTAGAGGCATCATCTGAAGATGCCCTGGAGACAGCTTTACTGGCACCCATAATACTACAGTTGTTTGATGTGCTGTCTATTCTGTTTCTTCCAGAAAAATCCCCATTACAGTCGTACCTAGGGAGGCTGTTAAACTTAAAAACAGAATTCCTGACCACACCTGCTGGGATGTAAGACAAACTCTCTCTCCGTTTAATGCTGAAGGTAGCATCATTGTGCTCTGCATGATCATAGTAACTCCGGATTTTATCGATCAACAATCTGTCTTGTCTGGATAAGATGGATTCCCTTTTCTTAAATGTAAATTTGTCTTCAACCATGTTCTCCAAGCTAGGAGATGCTGCCTCATTGAAAGGTGAGATGCCTTCCGTCTTGTTTACAGGATCTGAGGGGACTTCTGCTGGTACACAGGCTTGAATATCACAGGAATTGTTATGACATGGAGTTTTCTCAATGCAATCCAGGCTCGGGGCACTGGCACACCTGCTGGTCAGTCGTGGTGTGAGGCAACTAATAAATTTCCCATCATCTAGAGCTAAGCTGCTCCGCCTGGAAAGACTGTTTATGAACCTTTCAGCGATGACACTGGCTTGGTCCAGAACAGATGGAGGAAGGATTGTCTCAACCTCACGGATGGCTGCCTCTTCATCTTCATCTTCACTGCTTGAAGGCTTGAGGTCCTCCGTGCTCTCAGATTCTGCATGCTCTAGAGGGTCATGCACATCAGCATATAGACCATTCTCAGTATCACCTTTTTTGCCTTCTAGAACTGGTTTTGGGAGGTCAAATGACACCAGGTCAGAATGGATTTCTTCTGAGAGGTGATCTTCCTGCATTAGAACCAGTTGTGCCTCTGCACCTTCCTGTGAAAACAGTAAAAACAAAGCAGTAAGATCACAGTGAACACTATAAAGCTGAACAGCATTACATACTCTATTATTCCagttataaaaattttaggggtttaTTTAGACCAAAAATCTATCACACGATGCTCAAATTAATGCACTAGTTAAGAAAACTTATTTTATACTATGGAAATTGTGATCGATTAGGGCATATTTTGATCCTTTCTCATTTAGACTACTGGTACAATTGAGTTTGAGCtccctggattattgtaacttcATTTATCTAGCCTCCAGTAAAAAGAATATCAAAGGGTTGCAGatcattcagaacacggctgtttggttgattttcaacttgaaaaaaatttgatcatgtaactaaaTTCTAACGGAAGCTACGTTGGTTCCCAGTTGAGGCAAGAAAATTATTCAAGTTAGGTTATATCTGTTACAGGATATTGTTTGGCCTTATACCTGATTATATCATTGatcattttaaatttactgacagaaaacatttttttcttggcattttagattatttacatttcctactgttaaaggttgcatatacaaaagatttttccataaaattttatcttttcaagctggatcatgggataaacccttttctgtcctgataaATTCTACCTTCTATCTTTGCTTTAGAAAAATGCTTAATggacaaattcttctgaatgtgatcATAAATACACTGtgcttgtacagtctcttgattgttgttaactgcgttgaactgagaggttgctgcggtatataagtgaatttgttatgttattcTAGCATCATCATCCTTTCAGTAACCCTTCCATGTCCTCACATTTCTCAAGCTAAGAATTTCCAGAGCAATCATTGCCTGGCTGTTAGCACTATTTGATGGCTAAGTTTTTACTAAAGACCTCAAGGAAAATTATATGATATATTGATATGTATTCCTACAACTACTTTGTGCTAAGATATTCCTGGGCAGCAAGATTCAGTCAGATAATTTTCAAACAATCCACACTGTTGCATTCCCCATGAGCATTTCATACCCACAGACTATGCCAATTATCagatccctgaggaaggagtgtttctccgaaacacggaccatgttgggtccagtcCCAATGTATATGAGAACCATCCTTTGGAAGATAatattttattgacttttaataaaggttcctgtaccttgtacatttctTTTTGCCCCCttcactgcagatttgttggatttttctttgttttgttttgcaaacGGGAAGGTGTGCCAGAGTTTTGCCACTTCAGATGACATTAAGAGAGCTGACATTGCAATATATAATTTACTTGTTATGTCAAACATAGAAAActtaaggcagataaagatcatatggcttAGCCAATCTGCCCCTCTCTTAGAGATCAAATGTCCTTTTCCAAGCTTGCTTGAAATTACTGTTTCACATACCTCAGAGTGCTT
This window encodes:
- the PLEKHG3 gene encoding pleckstrin homology domain-containing family G member 3 isoform X2, coding for MFPLEEKSRFEGLNKRLSKLFESQRLSTVSSSSNNERISNSASLNTDVSDSEHPMSLMSTTSSDFPQDGHCISESNGVEVGMSQPPNGFKSRRLDLHLQLLPSTEETLQMDYRDTNTVRSPKSGQAPKLGSHRSLKGSRSLSPFASKVTVATHKLSYMERVVLELVETERTYVRDLRSIVEDYLGKIIDTAQELPMGPEQVSALFGNIEDIYELNSELLQDLDSCHNHPVAVANCFVEKSQDFDVYTQYCTNYPNSVAALTECMRSKELATFFRERQEQLNHSLPLGSYLLKPVQRILKYHLLLQEIAKHFDVEKEGYEVVEEAIDTMTGVAWYINDMKRKHEHAIRLQEIQSLLLNWKGIDLTAYGELLLEGTFRVQRARNERTLFLFDKALFITKKHGDHFTYKAHILCSNLMLIESSKDSLCFSVTSYKNNKQQYNMQARTVEEKRLWTHHIKRLILENHHAIIPQKAKDAILEMDALYSSRYKYSPERVKKAMSMDEQTLLVPQGRRQSEPVRYRLSAINAKETMYFQPQYDGSTSRSKGRRQSEPSRNILKHLGEKVNLKHSSSDRALLDTRDLLQPSTVTLVSSLGQPEIEQEDVEEEDSLENLNLNDSRRKGTGAEQAASEEEEEEEVLIGEDQSKETGEQEVPKGFKRQNSQSSGNAEKRRSVELLFAPEMEGAEAQLVLMQEDHLSEEIHSDLVSFDLPKPVLEGKKGDTENGLYADVHDPLEHAESESTEDLKPSSSEDEDEEAAIREVETILPPSVLDQASVIAERFINSLSRRSSLALDDGKFISCLTPRLTSRCASAPSLDCIEKTPCHNNSCDIQACVPAEVPSDPVNKTEGISPFNEAASPSLENMVEDKFTFKKRESILSRQDRLLIDKIRSYYDHAEHNDATFSIKRRESLSYIPAGVVRNSVFKFNSLPRYDCNGDFSGRNRIDSTSNNCSIMGASKAVSRASSDDASKPSTLKQDMSAYLSRSAAVEEGIPVEDIEFKSPSKMIEMWEELERAGSETWTKDCLFLTSAGRETIKPTLIHREDNTSRNSSVNETSDNGFDLHEPLLILEDSDLSTITEESLVSSPQSTSPSQAVLGKLNCDLDQNLSTLKKNLPLKLPPKIIQLANGLGGDMTEKMKNRVFQMARQYSQRIKRNKPVVQRRLKELEEDLRKISLPLLQEEKQKPTVKSKLNLALSLPGYDHVTVQEHSPLSSCSPREKSPKRFSFSPSSHSPGISPNRLDCKSPHSPAKTEKFHWPDVQELRSMYASKASASQKKPLPVNRSHSVPEKIAEKHLEEPLEGQTKAKIGHSYSMNVRQAATLADQRTKQGGQYYSSKNQEEPEASEGSSVNSSLNGGISESLQNHKTRGSYYISAETSLENNKRVIVMEKLPVIEDQLDNKSAKEVRDGYLEIRLPTCQETTSIKAIVDQYKSYQESEESRQEEELKNRFSDPEDIPQQMLWEKTAQGHVKNLREKFQTLSSSS